A single Phaenicophaeus curvirostris isolate KB17595 chromosome 26, BPBGC_Pcur_1.0, whole genome shotgun sequence DNA region contains:
- the NGFR gene encoding tumor necrosis factor receptor superfamily member 16, with amino-acid sequence MYTTSGECCKACNLGEGVVQPCGVNQTVCEPCLDSVTYSDTVSATEPCKPCTQCVGLQSMSAPCVESDDAVCRCAYGYYQDELSGSCKECRVCEVGFGLMFPCQDSQDTVCEECPEGTFSSEANFVDPCLPCTTCEDNEVLVKECTATSDAECRDLHPRWTTHAPALVGSDSPEPVTRDPFNTEVMPSTLADTVTTVMGSSQPVVSHGTADNLIPVYCSILAAVVVGLVAYIAFKRWNNCKQNKQGANNRPVNQTPSPEGEKLHSDSGISVDSQSLHDQQPPSQSTQGPAPKGDGNLYANLPLSKQEEVEKLLGSSAEETWRQLAGELGYKEDLIDSFTQEESPARALLADWSSKETATLDALLTALRKIQRGDIAESLYSESTATSPV; translated from the exons ATGTACACGACGAGCGGGGAGTGCTGCAAAGCCTGCAACCTGGGAGAGGGGGTGGTGCAGCCCTGCGGGGTCAACCAGACCGTCTGCGAGCCCTGCCTGGACA GTGTCACCTACTCGGACACGGTGAGCGCCACGGAGCCGTGCAAGCCCTGCACGCAGTGTGTGGGGCTGCAGAGCATGTCCGCGCCCTGCGTGGAGTCGGACGATGCCGTGTGCCGCTGCGCCTATGGGTACTACCAGGATGAGCTGAGCGGGAGCTGCAAGGAGTGCCGGGTGTGCGAGGTGGGCTTCGGCCTCATGTTCCCCTGCCAGGACTCTCAGGACACGGTCTGCGAGGAGTGTCCCGAGGGCACCTTCTCCAGCGAAGCCAACTTCGTGGAcccctgcctgccctgcacCACCTGCGAGGACAATGAGGTGCTGGTGAAGGAGTGCACGGCCACCTCAGATGCCGAATGCAGAG ACCTCCATCCTCGCTGGACGACACACGCGCCAGCCCTGGTGGGCTCTGACAGCCCCGAGCCCGTCACCAGGGACCCCTTCAACACCGAGGTGATGCCCAGCACCCTGGCAGACACCGTCACCACCGTCATGGGCAGCTCACAGCCCGTCGTCAGCCACGGCACCGCTGACAACCTCATCCCTGTCTACTGCTCCATCCTGGCAGCCGTGGTGGTGGGGCTGGTGGCCTACATCGCCTTCAAAAG gtgGAACAACTGCAAACAGAACAAGCAAGGGGCCAACAACCGCCCGGTGAACCAGACGCCTTCGCCGGAGGGGGAGAAGCTGCACAGCGACAGCGGCATCTCGGTGGACAGCCAGAGCCTGCACGACCAGcagccacccagccagagcACCCAGGGGCCAG CGCCCAAGGGAGACGGGAACCTCTATGCCAACCTGCCGCTCAGCaagcaggaggaggtggagaagctgctgggcAGCTCTGCGGAGGAGACGTGGAGGCAGCTGGCCGGGGAGCTGGGCTACAAAGAGGACCTCATAGACTCCTTCACCCAGGAGGAATCGCCTGCCCGAGCTCTCCTGGCAGACTGGTCCTCCAAGGAGACGGCCACCCTGGACGCCCTGCTCACCGCCCTGCGCAAGATCCAGCGCGGGGACATCGCTGAGAGCTTGTACAGCGAGTCCACCGCCACCTCCCCCGTCTGA